DNA from Lusitaniella coriacea LEGE 07157:
ATTTTTGTGTAATGTGGGACGTAGATCGGCAACAAAAAAATCGCCATCAATCCTCGATCGCGCACTGGCTCTATGAGGCGATCTCCGAACCCAACGTGCGGCTAAGAATTCGATTGCGCGGTAACAATTTGCACGTGCTTTGCGAGGGAAAACACGCCCCGGAGGCTGAAAAAATCCGATCGCGTCTGGTTCGAGCGCTGAAGGCACATCCAGAAAGTCTCGATCGTTGGGCGAGCTTTTCCTCTGAACCCATCTACAAATTTATTCTCTACGGTAGAGCTAGGGGAAAACAGCGTCCGGCTTGGATCGAACCCGTCGATCTCAATCGACTCCAGCGAGAAATCGCCGCACGGCAATCCATCCCAGAAGGAAGCGAATCCCCATCAAAAGCAGCTTTACCCGTGGTTTCTAATGAAAGTCTAGCGCAAACAGGTTCGACAGAAGCGATCGCGCGCTACCTCAGCGAATCCTTCTCTCATCTCGGTGTCAGTATTAAAGTCCTGATCCAAAAACTCCCCGAATCCAAAACCCAGCAAAGAGATGACGAACCCATTGCCGATAAGCGGTTGTGGGCGATCTGCAATTGCGACTATAGCCCCGATCAATCTCTCCTTGCCGAACCCATTGCTCAAAAACTTCGGGATCTACAACTCAAAGGCTTTCGAGAAGCGGTAATCCGTTCCCAAGTCAGAGGCGAATCGACCCCAGATTGGGTGCTACAGGTGGATTTGACCAGTCCGGAAGCGATGCTGCGAGATTGGGCGCGGTGGGGCGATGCGGGCGCGATCGCGCGACTGCTCGATAAGCAAGCAAACCCTCACGGGCTACAGGTTCAAACCATTCTCAAAGATTCCACCCTCCACGTTTTTTGCAGCCTGCTTCCCTCGCAACCGAAGACCGCTCTAGAACAAAAAACCGTTGTCGCGCTCATTACACCGATGCTAGACGCGATCGCGCCCCAAGGGATTGAAGCCGCAACCCTGTATGGCGTGCGGGGACCGCGCTTTTCCCTCAACTCCCCAGAAACGCCCATTTGGGTCGAGTGGTTGAATCTCCCCGCCACCCAGAACCCCGAACTCGCCCCCGCTCCCCTCGCTCTCGCACGGCAAAAGAATCCCGAAGCTTTAACTTTCCTGCTCCAACGATTGCTCAACCCCGACCTCGATACCCGTTTGGCAACCGGAGGCATTCGGATCAAACTCTGCTACAAAAATAACCTCCTCCATATCCTCTGCGAAGGCATTACCTGTCCCACTCAAACTCAGGTCATCGAGCCGATTGAAGACTTTTTAAAAGAATTGTCGATTCCCAACCTGTCTGGCGTTCGCCTCTACGGTCGGCGAGCGGGTCAATCCTCTGCTTTATGGAATCACAGTCTGAAATTCCCAAGTCGTACATCCCCAGCAACTCCTACTGCTACGGCGCAGCGCAACGGCTCTGCTCCCATTTTATTGGGTTTGGAGATCGATCCCGACGAATTACTCGTCCCCCGCGAAGCATCTTCTCTTGCCGATGCCACGCCGACAGTAACCGAACGCCAAAAGAGCGCGATCGCGCAAACCTTCGATCTCCTTTGTCGCACATTGAGCCAGGGGTTGTATCAAACCAAGCTCTTCGTTCCCAGAGAGAGCGACCCCGCCGCTTACTCCCAAACGCCAGCTAACGCCCCAGGATTGAAAACCGTTGCCATTTGGAGCATTGTGGGGCTGCTATTAACCCTACAAGTGGATTGGCTGTGCGGTCGAATGTTGCGCGTCAATTCCGCCTCAATCGATCGCGTGGTTGAACAGAAAACGTCCGGACGCACCTTTTCCTCCTCAGCCCTCGCCGCTCAAGAAACCAACCCTTCCGGTTCATCCTTGCAACAAGCCCCCGATGGGGAAGCAGAAGGGTTCAACTCGGAACAATTTGCTCAAAACTCCGATAATCGAGCTGCCACCGCCGCGATCCTTGCTGCCGCGCGCTCCTCTAACCCCTCTTTTAACAACCGACTTCTTGATGAAAAACTCGCCCTCTACCAAGAACGCCTGAAGGTTCAAGGGGTTCCTGACGTGCTGATTGTGGGCAGTTCGCGGGCAATGCGCGGAATCGATCCGGCAGTCCTGCAACAGGAAATGGCGAAGCGGGGATATAAAGACATTGATATCTTCAACTTTGGCATTAATGGGGCAACCGCTCAGGTTGTGGATCTCTTGTTGCGTCAAGTTCTCACCCCCGATCGCTTGCCCAAACTGGTGATTTGGGCGGATGGCGCGAGGGCATTTAATAGCGGCAGACCGGATCGCACCTATGACGCGATCGCGTCCTCCCCTGGCTTCCAGCAACTCCAGAATGGTACTTTTCCCCAACAAGGGACGGGGGAATCGCAGAGTCCTTTGGAAGAAGATTTGCCTTGGCATCGCGCGATCGATCGCAGGATTAAAGGCAGCTACCAAACTGTCGAGCGCGGACTCAATGAAACCCTCTCTCAACTCTCCTCCACTTATTCTCAACGGGAACAGCTCAAAAATTGGCTGAGATTGCAACTTCTCGATACCGTCCCCAATGTCCTCGAAACCCCTTCATCCGCCCTCGATCCCGAAGGATTGAATGCCAGTGCGGAATTAATTGACTTTAACGGCTTTTTGCCCCTAACGATTCGCTTTGACCCCCAAACTTACTACGAGACGCACCCCAGAGTCCCCGGAGCCTACGACGGCGATTATCACTCCTTCAATGTAGAAGGGGAGCAATACAAAGCCTTGCAAAAGTTGAGCGAATTTCTCGATCGACAACAAATAGAATTGGTTTTTGTTAACCTTCCCCTGACCGAGGAATACCTTGGCGATCCCGTTCGCAACAAGTACGAACAAGCCTTTACTCAAAAAATGCGAGACGCTGCCATCAAGCATGGCATCATCTTTCGCAACCTCGCCAAGCAATGGAATACGCAGTACGATTTCTTCTCAGACCCCAGTCACCTGAACCGTTATGGGGCGCACCAAGTTTCGGTAAGTCTCGCCCAAGATCCCTTAATCCCTTGGCAACAATAAGCGCGATCGCGATTTTTCTCAACCAGAGTCGATCGTTGACAGGTTCTGCCGTAGCAAAAGGCAGGAGGCAGAGGGCAGATGGCAGACGGGAAGACAATTACCAATTCTTCTGATAACTGATAACCGATAACTGAAATGACCTTTCTCGATCCCCCCTATGGTTTGTTCCTTCTGCTCGTCCTCGGACTGTACTGGGGCATTGGCTACCTGCCCCAATTTAAGAAGAAAACTGATGAAAATGACTCGAAAACAACCATAAATTCAGCGCTAATCTCCGCACGGTTGTGGATTTTGCTATTTGCAAGTCTGCTCTTTTATTCTCTTTTACAAATTGTCTATATTCCATTGCTCCTCGCGATCGCGTATCTCAATTTCTACTTCGCCAACGCAATGGAAACCCGTGCCAAAGGAAGCGCCAAAACTCAATACGCTCAACTCTCCAATCAAGATTGGGAACAAGTTCAACGGGTTTGGAATCAACGAACGACCAAACTTCTAAGTTTGGGCATTACGCTTAACGTTCTTCTCTTACTCGGCTTTAAATATATTCCTTTTTTACTCAACACCTTTGCCGCACTTTTCAATTGGTCGATTGCTCGCCAAAGCGCAATCTGGGTTGACGACCGCCTCAGCGCCCCCCTAGGCGTTTCCTTCTTCACCTTTGAGTGCATTGCCTATCTCATCGATGTCTATCGCGGCGCGCCCGCCACGCGCAATTTCCTGGAATTCACCAGTTACAAACTCTTCTTCCCAAAACTCATTGCCGGCCCCATTTCTCGCTACCATCACTTCGCCGCTCAACTCAAAGAACAGCAATTTCTCCAGTGGACTCAAGCCAGCGAAGGATTGTGGCTCATTACCTGCGGAGCCGTCAAAAAAGCCCTCATTGCCGATCGTTTGGGAATTTTTGTCGATTTAAGTCTAGGCAATCTAGAACGGGCGGGAAGCGGCGATCTGTGGCTGGCAATCTTCACCTACGGATTGCAACTCTACTTCGATTTTAGCGGCTACGTTGATATCGCAAGAGGAAGCGCTCTGCTCCTGGGTTTTAGTCTCCCGCAAAATTTTGACGCACCCTACTTCACCACCAGTATTGCTGCATTTTGGCGGCGCTGGCACATGACCCTAGGAGATTGGTTGCGCAACTACTTATACTTTCCCCTGGGCGGTTCTCGGAAAGGATTGGCGCGCACCTGTTTCAACCTTTTCCTGGTGATGTTAATTGCAGGAGTTTGGCACGGTGCGGCATGGGGCTATATCCTTTGGGGAATTCTCCACGGGATTGCCTTAGCCCTCCATCGCCTCACAGACACCCTTAGCAAGCAAGTCGTCGCCCTCGCTGCATTCTGGCAAAGTTTGCCCGGTACGCTCTGCGCTTGGATTTTGACCCAAGGAATGGTTTTCTTCTCCTGGATATTTTTCCGCCTCCCCAACCTCACTGAAGCAAATCTCGTCTTGCGACATTTTTGGAACTATAGCGGGGACATTCAATTTGCTCAAAAAGTTTATGGGGAAGCCCTACAAATCGAACGGTTTCATTTTATTTTAACGATCGGCGCGATCGCGCTCTTAATGAGTCTTGTCTACTTCTTTCAACGGGGTCTAAAACTTCAACTCAATCGATCCGTAAAACTCGTTCTCGTCCCTGTTAGCTTATTTATCGTTTGGATATTAGCGCCTGAAGGAGGGTTGCAATACATTTACTTCGATTTTTAGTTTACAAAAATACGCATAAATTTAACATAACTTAATGGCAAAAACAAAAAGTTGTAAATATACTTATTCTTAAAGAATGCAATAAAAAAAATTGCGTCGTTTTTCTTAACACAATCAAAGCAATTATAAACTCATGACAACATCAATCCAAACTCGCGATAATGCGGGCGCTTGGGAGCGTTTTTGTCAGTGGGTCACTAACACCAATAACCGTATTTATGTCGGTTGGTTCGGCGTTATCCTGATTCCCACGCTCTTAACCGCAACCATCTGTTTTCTCATCGGCTTTGTTGCTGCTCCCCCAGTAGACATTGACGGTATCCGCGAACCCGTAGCCGGTTCTTTAATCTACGGAAATAACATCGTTTCTGGTGCAATCGTCCCCAGCTCCAACGCAATTGGTCTGCACTTCTACCCCATTTGGGAAGCTGCTAGCCTCGACGAATGGCTTTACAACGGCGGTCCTTACCAACTCATCGTATTCCACTTCCTCATCGGCATCTTCTGCTGGATGGGTCGTCAGTGGGAACTGAGCTACCGCTTAGGAATGCGTCCTTGGATTTGCGTTGCTTACAGCGCCCCCGTTGCTGCTGCAACCAGCGTTTTCCTCATCTATCCAATCGGTCAAGGTTCTTTCTCTGATGGAATGCCTCTAGGTATCTCCGGAACCTTCAACTTCATGTTCGTGTTCCAAGCCGAACACAACATCCTCATGCACCCCTTCCATATGCTCGGCGTAGCTGGCGTATTTGGCGGCGCACTCTTCAGCGCAATGCACGGTTCTTTGGTGACCTCCTCTCTGGTTCGCGAAACCACCGAAATTGAATCCCAGAACTATGGTTACAAATTTGGTCAAGAAGAAGAAACCTACAACATCGTTGCAGCTCACGGCTACTTCGGTCGCTTAATCTTCCAATATGCGTCCTTCAACAACAGCCGCGCCTTACACTTCTTCCTCGCAGCTTGGCCCGTTGTTGGCATTTGGTTCACCGCTATGGGCATCAGCACAATGGCGTTCAACCTCAATGGCTTCAACTTCAACCAATCCATCCTTGACTCTCAAGGTCGCGTGGTCAACACCTGGGCAGATGTTCTCAACCGTGCAAACCTCGGTTTTGAAGTCATGCACGAGCGCAACGCTCACAACTTCCCCTTAGACTTGGCTAGCTCTGAAGTAACTCCAGTCGCTTTAGTTGCACCTTCTATTAACGGGTAAGTTGACAATCAACTTTTCGTAAGCGAATTTATCGCTTAAAGATTGCCCTCCTTAAGGAGGGCAGTTTTTGTTTGCATCGAAAAAATTGTGCATAAAATATTGAATGCGTTCCATAATAAAAAGTTCATAAGCTAAAACATATCTAATCATTGCTATGACTACGTTTTGGCAAATTCACTTCCCTATAATCTCTCTTTCTGTTCTGCTAACTACCCAGTGGGGTAGAGCTGAACAAATACCCATCCCCAAAACTCTCGCTGAAGCCCAATTCGACACCAGCCCCATCACCGTCAGCCTCACCCCCCCCAAC
Protein-coding regions in this window:
- the psbA gene encoding photosystem II q(b) protein, encoding MTTSIQTRDNAGAWERFCQWVTNTNNRIYVGWFGVILIPTLLTATICFLIGFVAAPPVDIDGIREPVAGSLIYGNNIVSGAIVPSSNAIGLHFYPIWEAASLDEWLYNGGPYQLIVFHFLIGIFCWMGRQWELSYRLGMRPWICVAYSAPVAAATSVFLIYPIGQGSFSDGMPLGISGTFNFMFVFQAEHNILMHPFHMLGVAGVFGGALFSAMHGSLVTSSLVRETTEIESQNYGYKFGQEEETYNIVAAHGYFGRLIFQYASFNNSRALHFFLAAWPVVGIWFTAMGISTMAFNLNGFNFNQSILDSQGRVVNTWADVLNRANLGFEVMHERNAHNFPLDLASSEVTPVALVAPSING
- a CDS encoding DUF1574 domain-containing protein, with translation MWDVDRQQKNRHQSSIAHWLYEAISEPNVRLRIRLRGNNLHVLCEGKHAPEAEKIRSRLVRALKAHPESLDRWASFSSEPIYKFILYGRARGKQRPAWIEPVDLNRLQREIAARQSIPEGSESPSKAALPVVSNESLAQTGSTEAIARYLSESFSHLGVSIKVLIQKLPESKTQQRDDEPIADKRLWAICNCDYSPDQSLLAEPIAQKLRDLQLKGFREAVIRSQVRGESTPDWVLQVDLTSPEAMLRDWARWGDAGAIARLLDKQANPHGLQVQTILKDSTLHVFCSLLPSQPKTALEQKTVVALITPMLDAIAPQGIEAATLYGVRGPRFSLNSPETPIWVEWLNLPATQNPELAPAPLALARQKNPEALTFLLQRLLNPDLDTRLATGGIRIKLCYKNNLLHILCEGITCPTQTQVIEPIEDFLKELSIPNLSGVRLYGRRAGQSSALWNHSLKFPSRTSPATPTATAQRNGSAPILLGLEIDPDELLVPREASSLADATPTVTERQKSAIAQTFDLLCRTLSQGLYQTKLFVPRESDPAAYSQTPANAPGLKTVAIWSIVGLLLTLQVDWLCGRMLRVNSASIDRVVEQKTSGRTFSSSALAAQETNPSGSSLQQAPDGEAEGFNSEQFAQNSDNRAATAAILAAARSSNPSFNNRLLDEKLALYQERLKVQGVPDVLIVGSSRAMRGIDPAVLQQEMAKRGYKDIDIFNFGINGATAQVVDLLLRQVLTPDRLPKLVIWADGARAFNSGRPDRTYDAIASSPGFQQLQNGTFPQQGTGESQSPLEEDLPWHRAIDRRIKGSYQTVERGLNETLSQLSSTYSQREQLKNWLRLQLLDTVPNVLETPSSALDPEGLNASAELIDFNGFLPLTIRFDPQTYYETHPRVPGAYDGDYHSFNVEGEQYKALQKLSEFLDRQQIELVFVNLPLTEEYLGDPVRNKYEQAFTQKMRDAAIKHGIIFRNLAKQWNTQYDFFSDPSHLNRYGAHQVSVSLAQDPLIPWQQ
- a CDS encoding MBOAT family O-acyltransferase; amino-acid sequence: MTFLDPPYGLFLLLVLGLYWGIGYLPQFKKKTDENDSKTTINSALISARLWILLFASLLFYSLLQIVYIPLLLAIAYLNFYFANAMETRAKGSAKTQYAQLSNQDWEQVQRVWNQRTTKLLSLGITLNVLLLLGFKYIPFLLNTFAALFNWSIARQSAIWVDDRLSAPLGVSFFTFECIAYLIDVYRGAPATRNFLEFTSYKLFFPKLIAGPISRYHHFAAQLKEQQFLQWTQASEGLWLITCGAVKKALIADRLGIFVDLSLGNLERAGSGDLWLAIFTYGLQLYFDFSGYVDIARGSALLLGFSLPQNFDAPYFTTSIAAFWRRWHMTLGDWLRNYLYFPLGGSRKGLARTCFNLFLVMLIAGVWHGAAWGYILWGILHGIALALHRLTDTLSKQVVALAAFWQSLPGTLCAWILTQGMVFFSWIFFRLPNLTEANLVLRHFWNYSGDIQFAQKVYGEALQIERFHFILTIGAIALLMSLVYFFQRGLKLQLNRSVKLVLVPVSLFIVWILAPEGGLQYIYFDF